A genomic region of Sphingobium sp. HWE2-09 contains the following coding sequences:
- a CDS encoding GatB/YqeY domain-containing protein — protein MIRDTIKSAQVTAMKAGDKERLAAVRLILAKLKDRDIELRTASSVPDDDAIVVEVLQKMVKQRRESIDMFKSGGRDELAAKEQAELDVIEGFLPAQLSEKETKAAIEGIKAEIDAQSVRDMGKVMAVLKERHGSVIDMSKASGLVKAALS, from the coding sequence ATGATTCGCGATACCATCAAGAGCGCCCAGGTCACCGCCATGAAGGCTGGCGACAAGGAAAGGCTGGCCGCCGTCCGCCTGATCCTGGCGAAGCTGAAGGACCGCGACATCGAATTGCGAACCGCGTCCAGCGTGCCGGACGACGACGCCATCGTGGTGGAAGTCCTCCAGAAGATGGTGAAGCAGCGCCGCGAATCGATCGACATGTTCAAGTCCGGCGGCCGCGACGAACTGGCCGCCAAGGAACAGGCCGAACTCGACGTGATCGAAGGCTTCCTGCCCGCACAACTGAGCGAAAAGGAAACCAAGGCCGCGATCGAAGGGATCAAGGCGGAGATCGACGCGCAGAGCGTGCGCGACATGGGCAAGGTGATGGCCGTGCTGAAGGAACGCCATGGCAGCGTGATCGATATGAGCAAGGCGAGCGGGCTGGTGAAGGCGGCGCTTTCGTAA